A stretch of DNA from Pleurocapsa minor HA4230-MV1:
GGTATGAGTCTTCAATTAAGAGAAACGGCAATGAAGATACTGGCTGCCGATTCAAAACTTGAAGTTTGTTTTGATGTTACTAATAATCGTCAAAGTTATTATGTTAAGAATGAATCTAATAAAACTACCCTAGAAAATCTGTTTATTGCTAACACTGATAAAAGTGATTATGTGTTGTGTGTCAGGGGTGGCGGTAATTTTTCGGGACGCTTTTATATGGCGTTAAATGCAGGGCGAATCCCTGTGGTTATCGATACTGACGGGGTAATTCCCTACGAAGAACAGCTGCATCTGATCAAAGTTCCAGTCAACTCCCTCAACGACCTGGGAGAAATAATTGCAAGTCATTTTGCCACAACCACAGAACGAGAGTTAAAAGAGATGAAACGAGAAAATCGTTTAGCCTACCATCAACTTTTAGCTCCTGAAAAATTCTTACCAAAGTATATTAGGCAGTGTTGCAACCAAACCTGTGGTGTGGCAGTTGGCTCTTAACTTACATAAAATGTAAAAATTCTTTGAAACATAAAAAAACTACGACTAACAGTTAAATTAATCGCAGTTGATCGAGTGTAAATAATTAGCACCTCTACCAAAAATCAACACGTTATTAAGTTTAGAAGATTTTAAAGCATGAGATTTTGCTCTAAGTTAGAGGGTGAAATAATAGGTCTGGAAAAAAACGATTGAATTCAATTAAAATCCCTGCTGTAAATGTCAACAGAGCCATAATCAAAACTGGGGCAGTAGAAAGAAACTTTTGTAAGTCTCCCATAGTATCCTCCTGTGAAACAATAAAGAATGTGATTTAGCGCGGAGAGACAGTGATTTCCGATTCGTCGGCAATCAATTTACCACTGGTAAATTCGCCAAAGGCAAGCAGTGGCCAAGTAGCAGCAGCTAACATCTTGCTTATAGCCAAGGGAACGTTAATCACGATCTCTTGCATTTCGGCATTTTTCTCATCTCTAACTGCAATGACATATGAGCGACCAGCCCAACCAATCCAGCCAGCAATGTATAAGAATAAAACACTAGGAATAAAAAAGTCTCCCATGTGTGACCAGCGACCATCTACGATTAGATGGGGGAATCCTTCAGGGCCACAAAGAGCTTCTGCATAGCGCTCGGCTCTAATTTGACCAGAGTTAGGATCGTCTGTAGTGTTACGGAAATTTTTAGCTTTTTGGACGTAGGCAGGATTTTCTCCGCAGGGAGTTAAATTAGCTACATCATCAGCATTCGCTGTGGGTGCAAAACCAAACCAAAGCGTAAATACCAATATTAAAGCAAACAACCTTCTCATGAATATGTTTCCTTTTGTGACAGATAATTATTGTGTTTGTACAAAAGCGCCAAGATAGATTCTAGACGCTAACTAATAGATAAATTTATCAAAGGATGGCAACAATTTTAGCGATCGAAACAAGTTGTGACGAAACAGCGGTGGCAATTGTAAAGAACCGTCAAGTTTTGAGTAGTATTGTTTCTTCTCAGATTGAATTACATCAAACTTATGGCGGAGTTGTCCCCGAATTAGCATCTAGGCAACACCTGGAAATAATTAATCCCTGTATAGATCGCGCCATGTCAGAAGCGAATTTAACCTGGCAAAATATAGACGCGATCGCAGTTACCTGTACTCCAGGTTTAGTAGGGGCTTTATTAGTCGGCATGGCAGCAGCCAAAACCCTATCGATAATTCACAATAAGCCGTTTTTAGGGGTGCATCATCTTGAGGGACATATTTATGCTTCTTATCTAGCTCAACCAGAATTACAACCACCTTTTTTGTGTTTACTAGTTTCTGGTGGACATACTAGTAGTATTTACGTCAAAGACTATGGCAAATACGAATTACTCGGCTCAACTAGAGATGACGCAGCAGGAGAGGCCTTTGATAAAGTAGCGCGGTTATTAGATTTAGGCTATCCAGGAGGCCCCGTAATCGATCGCTTGGCACAGCAAGGCAATTCTAAAGCATTTCAGCTACCAGAGGGCAGAATTTCCTTACCAGAAGGGGGATATCATCCCTATGACTATAGCTTTAGCGGTATTAAAACCGCCGTTTTGAGATTGGTAGAGCAGTTACAACAAGGTGAAATCCCTGTTAATGATGTGGCAGCCAGTTTTCAAGCTACTGTAGCTAAGGTGTTAACTAAACGCAGCGTTAAATGCGCTCTCGATCATGGCTTGGATACTATTACTATCGGCGGTGGGGTGGCTGCTAATAGTGGATTAAGAACACACTTACAACAGGCAGCTGAAAAACACAACCTCAAAGTCTATTTTCCCCCTCTAAAATTTTGTACTGATAATGCCGCGATGATCGCTTGTGCAGCAGCCCAACATTTTAACTTGGGACATGTTTCTAGTTTGGATTTAGAAGTGCGATCGCGGATGCCCATCGATCGGGTAATGGAGCTATATGACTAGAATACTATTTCGCTCGACAAAATAATAAGGTTGTTTTCTCAGCTGCTCTGCTCTGGCTCAATAAATCGAATTTGGCTGCGATTTAGAGCGGACATTTGTGTACCATATAAGATACAGTTAATAGAGGGAGAAGATTGAAAAGACTACCAGCCAAGTTTTTTCGCTCCGAAGGAGGTGTGGAGCCAGTCAAAGACTGGTTGAAAACTTTAGACCGTGAAGACTGCCGTATCATTGGCAGTGATATCAAAGATGTGGAATTCAGCTTTCCCATTGGCTTACCCCTGTGTAGATCGCTTTCAGGTTATAAAGATTTGTGGGAAGTGCGGAGTAAGATAACTAGAGGAAAAATAGCGCGGGTCATCTTCTACATCAGCAATGGTGAAATGATTCTGTTAAATGGGTTTGTTAAGAAGTCTCAAAAGACACCGAAGAAAGAAATTGATTTAGCCGTTAAACGTCAAAAGGAACACCAGACATATGACCGATAATCCTCACACTGGCTCTAGCTTCGATGATTTTTTACTTGAAGAAGGGTTGCAAGTCGAATGTACGGCGATCGCAATTAAACGAGTCTTGGCACGTCAGCTCGCGGAGGAGATGAAGCGACAAAATCTAACTAAAACAGAAATGGCAAAGCAGATGCAGACCTCCAGGACTCAGTTAGATAGACTACTTGATCCAGAAAAGACAGGAGTGAGCATTGAAACTATCACTAGAGCAGCTTCGGTAGTTGGTCGTCAACTGCGAATCGAATTAGTGTAAGGCAATGCGAATTGTTCTTTCACTAAAATTCTGTACCGATAATGCCGCAATGATCGCTTGTGCCGTAGTTCAACATTTTAACCTGGGTCATGTTTCCCGTTTAGATTTAGAAGTGCGATCGCGGATGCCCATCGATCGGGTAATGGAGTTATATAAGTAGAATACATTTCTGGTGCAATTTAATGATGAGCTACAACAGGAAAGAAAGTTAAAATTAGGAGTAGCCATAATATCAACAAAAGGTGATGACAGATAAAGTTTCTAATCCAGATCCAAAAACTAAAGTGACAGAG
This window harbors:
- a CDS encoding type II toxin-antitoxin system RelE/ParE family toxin, yielding MKRLPAKFFRSEGGVEPVKDWLKTLDREDCRIIGSDIKDVEFSFPIGLPLCRSLSGYKDLWEVRSKITRGKIARVIFYISNGEMILLNGFVKKSQKTPKKEIDLAVKRQKEHQTYDR
- the psaJ gene encoding photosystem I reaction center subunit IX, which translates into the protein MGDLQKFLSTAPVLIMALLTFTAGILIEFNRFFPDLLFHPLT
- a CDS encoding Photosystem I reaction center subunit III, which translates into the protein MRRLFALILVFTLWFGFAPTANADDVANLTPCGENPAYVQKAKNFRNTTDDPNSGQIRAERYAEALCGPEGFPHLIVDGRWSHMGDFFIPSVLFLYIAGWIGWAGRSYVIAVRDEKNAEMQEIVINVPLAISKMLAAATWPLLAFGEFTSGKLIADESEITVSPR
- the tsaD gene encoding tRNA (adenosine(37)-N6)-threonylcarbamoyltransferase complex transferase subunit TsaD, which codes for MATILAIETSCDETAVAIVKNRQVLSSIVSSQIELHQTYGGVVPELASRQHLEIINPCIDRAMSEANLTWQNIDAIAVTCTPGLVGALLVGMAAAKTLSIIHNKPFLGVHHLEGHIYASYLAQPELQPPFLCLLVSGGHTSSIYVKDYGKYELLGSTRDDAAGEAFDKVARLLDLGYPGGPVIDRLAQQGNSKAFQLPEGRISLPEGGYHPYDYSFSGIKTAVLRLVEQLQQGEIPVNDVAASFQATVAKVLTKRSVKCALDHGLDTITIGGGVAANSGLRTHLQQAAEKHNLKVYFPPLKFCTDNAAMIACAAAQHFNLGHVSSLDLEVRSRMPIDRVMELYD
- a CDS encoding helix-turn-helix domain-containing protein; this encodes MTDNPHTGSSFDDFLLEEGLQVECTAIAIKRVLARQLAEEMKRQNLTKTEMAKQMQTSRTQLDRLLDPEKTGVSIETITRAASVVGRQLRIELV